A genome region from Megalobrama amblycephala isolate DHTTF-2021 linkage group LG16, ASM1881202v1, whole genome shotgun sequence includes the following:
- the sae1 gene encoding SUMO-activating enzyme subunit 1 isoform X2 translates to MIDTIEKEDNIISEEEAAQYDRQIRLWGLDAQKRLRGSRVLLVGLRGLGAEVAKNLILAGVKGLTLLDHEQVTEESRRAQFLIPVDADGQNQAQASLERAQFLNPMVEVKADTDPVESKPDDFFFQFDAICLTRCSKDLMVRVDQLCASRNIKVFCGDVFGYHGYMFSDLGQEHHYVEEKPKVVKGSNEANDGPEAKKPKVDPSETTMVKKTASFCSLKAALEVDWTNEKAKSNIKRIPVDYFLLQGAVSERCSAQELLLLRRPEGQRGGRLLRIQISGLRRTRRDVWRSMRALENTMEVYPLPVAAGIKICLLDGTFASQCATHQLMPRATRTFCPHALKYSCTHVFHQGYVISMFCIKIIKGQWK, encoded by the exons atgattGATACCATCGAAAAAGAAGACAACATTATCAGCGAGGAGGAGGCTGCACAATATGATCGTCAGATTCGCCTCTGGGGTCTGGATGCTCAAAAGAG ACTTAGGGGATCACGTGTACTTCTTGTTGGTCTCCGGGGTCTTGGAGCAGAAGTAGCAAAGAACCTTATTTTGGCTGGAGTCAAAGGACTGACTCTCCTGGACCATGAGCAG GTGACAGAAGAGTCCAGACGTGCTCAGTTCTTGATTCCTGTGGATGCAGATGGTCAGAACCAGGCTCAGGCCTCTCTGGAGAGAGCTCAGTTCCTCAACCCAATGGTGGAAGTGAAGGCAGACACCGATCCAGTGGAGAGCAAACCGGATGACTTTTTCTTCCAGTTTGATGCA ATTTGTCTAACCAGGTGCTCCAAAGACCTCATGGTGCGAGTGGACCAGctgtgtgcctccaggaacatcAAGGTCTTCTGTGGAGACGTGTTTGGCTACCATGGATACATGTTCTCCGACCTCGGCCAGGAGCATCACTATGTAGA AGAAAAGCCCAAAGTGGTGAAAGGGTCTAATGAGGCCAATGATGGTCCTGAGGCAAAGAAACCGAAGGTCGACCCCAGTGAGACTACAATGGTGAAAAAG ACTGCCAGTTTCTGCTCTCTCAAAGCAGCCCTGGAGGTTGACTGGACTAATGAGAAAGCCAAAAGCAATATAAAGCGCATTCCTGTAGACTACTTCCTTCTGCAAG GCGCTGTCTCAGAGAGATGCTCCGCACAGGAACTTCTTCTTCTTCGACGGCCTGAAGGGCAGCGGGGTGGTCGACTACTTCGGATCCAAATAAGTGGCCTCCGGAGAACACGGAGAGATGTGTGGCGAAGCATGCGCGCTCTCGAAAACACCATGGAAGTTTATCCTCTGCCAGTGGCCGCAGGCATCAAAATCTGTCTTTTGGACGGTACCTTTGCGTCGCAGTGTGCCACACATCAACTGATGCCAAGAGCGACAAGAACATTTTGTCCACACGCTCTTAAATATTCATGCACACACGTTTTTCACCAGGGTTATGTGATTTCTAtgttttgtattaaaataataaaaggcCAATGGAAATAA
- the sae1 gene encoding SUMO-activating enzyme subunit 1 isoform X1, with protein MIDTIEKEDNIISEEEAAQYDRQIRLWGLDAQKRLRGSRVLLVGLRGLGAEVAKNLILAGVKGLTLLDHEQVTEESRRAQFLIPVDADGQNQAQASLERAQFLNPMVEVKADTDPVESKPDDFFFQFDAICLTRCSKDLMVRVDQLCASRNIKVFCGDVFGYHGYMFSDLGQEHHYVEEKPKVVKGSNEANDGPEAKKPKVDPSETTMVKKTASFCSLKAALEVDWTNEKAKSNIKRIPVDYFLLQVLLKFRTDKGRDPQPDSFAEDSHLLSQIRDDVLETMGLSSELLPNTFVSYCFSEMAPVCAVVGGVLGQEIVKALSQRDAPHRNFFFFDGLKGSGVVDYFGSK; from the exons atgattGATACCATCGAAAAAGAAGACAACATTATCAGCGAGGAGGAGGCTGCACAATATGATCGTCAGATTCGCCTCTGGGGTCTGGATGCTCAAAAGAG ACTTAGGGGATCACGTGTACTTCTTGTTGGTCTCCGGGGTCTTGGAGCAGAAGTAGCAAAGAACCTTATTTTGGCTGGAGTCAAAGGACTGACTCTCCTGGACCATGAGCAG GTGACAGAAGAGTCCAGACGTGCTCAGTTCTTGATTCCTGTGGATGCAGATGGTCAGAACCAGGCTCAGGCCTCTCTGGAGAGAGCTCAGTTCCTCAACCCAATGGTGGAAGTGAAGGCAGACACCGATCCAGTGGAGAGCAAACCGGATGACTTTTTCTTCCAGTTTGATGCA ATTTGTCTAACCAGGTGCTCCAAAGACCTCATGGTGCGAGTGGACCAGctgtgtgcctccaggaacatcAAGGTCTTCTGTGGAGACGTGTTTGGCTACCATGGATACATGTTCTCCGACCTCGGCCAGGAGCATCACTATGTAGA AGAAAAGCCCAAAGTGGTGAAAGGGTCTAATGAGGCCAATGATGGTCCTGAGGCAAAGAAACCGAAGGTCGACCCCAGTGAGACTACAATGGTGAAAAAG ACTGCCAGTTTCTGCTCTCTCAAAGCAGCCCTGGAGGTTGACTGGACTAATGAGAAAGCCAAAAGCAATATAAAGCGCATTCCTGTAGACTACTTCCTTCTGCAAG TGCTTCTGAAGTTTCGCACAGATAAAGGTCGTGATCCTCAACCAGACAGCTTTGCTGAAGACTCTCACCTGCTTTCGCAAATCCGCGACGATGTTCTTGAGACCATGGGCCTGAGCTCGGAGCTGCTCCCCAACACCTTTGTCAG TTACTGTTTCTCTGAGATGGCCCCAGTGTGCGCTGTAGTTGGAGGTGTTCTTGGACAAGAGATAGTCAAG GCGCTGTCTCAGAGAGATGCTCCGCACAGGAACTTCTTCTTCTTCGACGGCCTGAAGGGCAGCGGGGTGGTCGACTACTTCGGATCCAAATAA